From the Lolium rigidum isolate FL_2022 chromosome 2, APGP_CSIRO_Lrig_0.1, whole genome shotgun sequence genome, one window contains:
- the LOC124692864 gene encoding LOW QUALITY PROTEIN: succinate--CoA ligase [ADP-forming] subunit beta, mitochondrial (The sequence of the model RefSeq protein was modified relative to this genomic sequence to represent the inferred CDS: deleted 1 base in 1 codon) encodes MVRGSLGRLASRALSVGGKWQHQQLRRLNIHEYQGADLMGKFGINVPKGAVSGSVQEVKEVLKNVFPSEKEIVVKSQILAGGRGLGTFKSGLQGGVHIVKAEEAESLAAKMLNQVLVTKQTGPQGKVVGKVYLCEKMSLVNEMYFAITLDRQTAGPLIIACSKGGTSIEDLAEKYPDMIIKVPVDVFKGITDEDAGKVVDGLAPKTADRQSSIEQIKKLYELFCKSDCTMLEINPLAETADKKLVAADAKLNFDDNAAFRQKEIFALRDTTQEDPREVAAAKADLNYIGLDGEIGCMVNGAGLAMATMDIIKLHGGTPANFLDVGGSASEGQVVEAFKILTSDDRVKAILVNIFGGIMKCDVIASGIVNAAKQVDLKVPVVVRLEGTNVDQGKRILKESGLTLITAEDLDDAAEKAVKAYAK; translated from the exons atGGTTCGCGGATCGCTCGGGAGGCTGGCGTCCCGCGCCCTCTCCGTCGGCGGCAAATGGCAGCACCAGCAGCTCCGCCGCCTCAACATCCACGAGTACCAG GGCGCGGACTTGATGGGGAAGTTCGGGATCAACGTGCCCAAGGGCGCGGTG TCGGGCTCCGTGCAGGAGGTCAAGGAGGTTCTGAAGAACGTCTTCCCCAGTGAGAAAGAG ATAGTTGTGAAAAGCCAAATCCTCGCTGGTGGCCGTGGATTGGGAACTTTCAAAAGTGGACTGCAGGGCGGCGTTCATATTGTTAAGGCTGAGGAGGCTGAAAGCCTAGCAG CTAAAATGCTTAACCAGGTTCTGGTAACGAAACAAACTGGTCCACAGGGGAAGGTTGTGGGCAAG GTCTACTTATGTGAGAAAATGTCACTTGTTAATGAGATGTACTTTGCCATCACCCTTGATAGGCAGACTGCTGGTCCA CTCATTATAGCTTGCAGCAAGGGAGGAACGAGCATTGAAGATCTTGCAGAGAAGTACCCTGATATGATCATTAAG gttcCTGTTGACGTATTCAAGGGAATCACTGATGAGGATGCAGGAAAAGTTGTTGATGGTCTTGCACCAAAGACAGCAGACAGACAATCTTCCATAGAACAGATTAAGAAGCTATATGAACTTTTCTGCAAGAGTGACTGCACAATGCTGGAG ATCAATCCTCTTGCTGAGACAGCTGACAAAAAGCTAGTTGCTGCTGATGCAAAGTTGAACTTTGATGATAATGCTGCATTTAGGCAGAAAGAAATATTTGCACTGCGTGATACAACACAGGAAGACCCCAGAGAG GTGGCCGCTGCTAAAGCAGATTTGAACTATATCGGGCTTGATGGAGAGATTGGTTGCATGGTGAATGGTGCAGGATTAGCAATGGCTACGATGGATATTATCAAGTTGCATGGTGGTACACCTGCCAATTTTCTCGACGTTGGTGGGAGTGCGTCAGAGGGACAG GTTGTTGAAGCTTTTAAGATATTGACTTCAGATGACAGAGTGAAGGCAATTCTAGTGAACATTTTTGGAGGTATTATGAAATGTGACGTGATAGCAAGTGGAATAGTAAATGCAGCTAAACAG GTTGATCTTAAGGTCCCTGTTGTTGTCCGGCTAGAAGGCACCAACGTTGACCAAGGGAAGAGGATTCTTAAG GAAAGTGGATTGACATTGATCACTGCAGAGGATCTTGATGACGCAGCTGAGAAAGCCGTAAAAGCATATGCCAAATGA
- the LOC124692865 gene encoding GTP 3',8-cyclase, mitochondrial, translating into MQPAASHVTSSLRRRLLSASRRAPTSQAVSPFPTSGRVAREREPWGSPATRLTPSSCFPTAPPPATPAPCPLPRSSSFLPRPQPLLQQVRGLSSARPLRFTGEVLGRGRIGDSFGSPFDTVSVGLQSLTRTPSSTYSRSCSSTYATSCATKPEALPVETPTSDMLVDSFGRFHNYLRISLTERCNLRCQYCMPAEGVELTPKSDLLSHDELIRVASLFVASGVDKIRLTGGEPTVRKDLEDICLHLSSLKGLKTLAMTTNGIVLSKKLPRLKECGLNALNISLDTLVPAKFEFMTRRKGHSKVMESIDTAIELGYDPVKINCVVMRGMNDDEICDFVELTRHKPINVRFIEFMPFDGNVWNVKKLVPYAEILDKVRQHFEGVERLKDHPSDTAKNFKIDGHVGTISFITSMTEHFCAGCNRLRLLADGNFKVCLFGPSEVSLREPIHSGIDDAGLKEIISAAVKRKKAKHAGMFDIAKTANRPMIHIGG; encoded by the exons ATGCAGCCCGCCGCCTCCCATGTGACCTCGAGTCTCCGCCGTCGCCTCCTCTCCGCGTCCCGGCGAGCGCCGACCTCCCAGGCCGTCTCCCCCTTCCCCACCTCAGGTCGAGTTGCGAGGGAGAGGGAGCCATGGGGCTCACCGGCGACGCGATTGACGCCGTCGAGCTGCTTCCCCACCGCCCCGCCACCGGCTACTCctgccccctgccccctcccccgtTCATCCTCGTTTTTGCCTCGTCCACAGCCGCTGCTACAACAAGTTCGCGGCCTCTCCTCTGCTCGCCCCCTCCGCTTCACTGGCGAGGTGCTTGGCCGAGGTCGGATTGGGGACAGCTTTGGTTCTCCG TTTGATACCGTGAGTGTAGGACTCCAAAGTTTGACCAGGACTCCCTCTTCAACTTATAGCCGTAGTTGCTCCAGTACATATGCGACTTCTTGTGCTACCAAGCCAGAAGCTCTACCGGTGGAAACACCGACGTCAGATATGCTTGTCGATTCATTTGGGAGGTTTCACAATTACTTAAGAATCTCATTGACTGAGCGCTGTAATCTGAGATGTCAATACTGTATGCCTGCTGAAGGAGTCGAGCTCACACCAAAGTCAGACCTTCTGTCACATGATGAGCTAATTCGAGTTGCCAGTCTTTTTGTTGCTTCTGGTGTGGACAAGATCCGATTAACTGGTGGAGAACCAACCGTTAGAAAAGATCTTGAAGACATTTGTTTACATCTTTCTAGCCTGAAGGGACTGAAAACTCTTGCAATGACTACTAATGGGATCGTTCTTTCCAAGAAGCTTCCAAGACTGAAAGAGTGTGGTCTTAACGCTTTAAATATTAGCTTGGACACATTGGTCCCTGCAAAGTTTGAATTCATGACGAGGCGTAAAGGGCACTCAAAGGTCATGGAATCAATAGATACTGCCATAGAACTTGGATATGACCCCGTGAAG ATTAATTGTGTTGTCATGCGTGGAATGAATGATGATGAAATCTGTGATTTTGTTGAATTGACCAGACACAAACCTATTAATGTTAGATTTATCGAGTTCATGCCATTTGATGGTAATGTTTGGAATGTCAAGAAGCTGGTCCCTTATGCGGAAATACTGGATAAAGTG CGTCAACATTTTGAAGGCGTAGAGAGACTTAAAGACCACCCTTCAGACACTGCAAAGAATTTCAAGATTGATGGGCATGTTGGAACAATTTCATTTATTACATCAATGACAGAACATTTTTGTGCTGGCTGCAATAGATTGCGACTACTGGCGGATGGCAACTTCAAAGTATGCTTATTTGGGCCCTCAGAG GTGAGCCTGAGAGAGCCTATTCATTCTGGTATTGATGATGCTGGACTGAAGGAAATAATTAGTGCTGCG GTTAAAAGGAAAAAAGCTAAACATGCTGGGATGTTTGATATTGCCAAGACAGCAAATAGACCAATGATACATATTGGTGGCTAA